From the genome of Ignavibacteriales bacterium, one region includes:
- a CDS encoding glycoside hydrolase family 3 protein, with the protein MKKNIHFLVIFFFVGVILTNAQTDKEKAIEKKANTLLSQMTLDEKIGQMTQVDYDAIKKNVNDIVKYSLGSILCGGNSEPEDITAKGWADLYDKFQNIALTNRLKIPIIWGIDAVHGHNNVDGATIFPHNVGLGATRNPKLIEQVAAVTAAEIKGTGMQWDFAPCVAVARNERWGRTYESYGEEPDLVKTLGAAYVKGMQGKNLSDKNSVLACIKHFVGDGGTTNGKDQGNTEVDEATLRKIHMQGYVEAIRAGAKSIMVSYSSWNGEKMHGQKYLLTDVLKGELGFNGFLVSDWQGIDQLGKDYKNDIEKSINAGLDMIMIPNAPGQNNNYVEFITFLKELVNENKVPISRIDDAVKRILKVKFELGLFENAFTDKNLTALVGSKEHREVARDAVRKSLVLLKNENNILPLSKDLKHIHVTGKSADDIGNQCGGWTIIWQSKSGNIISGGTTILQAIKNTVSSSTKVTTSTDGSGAEYADVCIVVIGETPYAEMLGDREDLSLAKEDVDTIEKAKASGVPVVVILLSGRPMLIESALNKSKAFIAAWLPGTEGQGLADILFGDFKPVGKLPHSWPKNMKQIPINVGDANYDPLFAYGFGLTY; encoded by the coding sequence ATGAAAAAGAATATCCATTTCCTCGTAATTTTTTTCTTTGTGGGAGTAATTTTGACTAACGCACAAACCGATAAGGAAAAAGCCATTGAAAAAAAAGCTAATACACTTCTTTCTCAAATGACACTCGATGAAAAGATCGGTCAGATGACACAAGTTGATTATGACGCGATCAAAAAAAATGTGAATGACATTGTTAAATATTCTCTTGGATCTATTTTATGCGGAGGTAATTCTGAGCCTGAAGATATTACAGCAAAAGGCTGGGCAGATCTTTACGATAAATTTCAAAACATAGCTTTAACAAATCGTTTGAAAATTCCAATCATTTGGGGAATTGATGCGGTGCATGGGCATAACAATGTTGACGGCGCAACTATCTTTCCGCACAATGTTGGATTAGGAGCTACACGTAATCCAAAACTTATCGAGCAGGTTGCTGCCGTTACAGCCGCTGAAATTAAAGGAACTGGAATGCAATGGGATTTTGCTCCTTGCGTTGCTGTGGCCCGAAATGAAAGATGGGGAAGAACTTATGAAAGTTACGGTGAGGAACCGGATTTGGTTAAAACGTTAGGCGCAGCTTATGTTAAAGGAATGCAGGGAAAGAATCTTTCGGATAAAAATTCGGTGCTTGCCTGCATTAAACATTTTGTCGGTGATGGCGGAACTACAAATGGAAAAGATCAGGGCAACACAGAAGTTGATGAAGCAACTCTCCGTAAAATTCATATGCAAGGTTATGTTGAAGCAATTAGAGCGGGTGCTAAATCAATTATGGTTTCATACAGCAGCTGGAACGGTGAAAAAATGCACGGTCAAAAATATTTGCTAACCGATGTATTGAAAGGCGAACTTGGTTTTAATGGATTTTTGGTCTCCGATTGGCAGGGCATCGATCAACTCGGCAAAGATTACAAGAACGATATTGAAAAATCTATTAATGCCGGTCTTGATATGATCATGATTCCCAACGCTCCTGGACAAAATAACAACTACGTTGAATTCATTACATTCTTGAAAGAACTTGTAAATGAAAACAAAGTACCAATTAGCAGAATTGATGACGCCGTTAAAAGAATATTAAAAGTAAAATTTGAACTGGGGCTTTTTGAAAACGCATTCACGGATAAAAATCTTACTGCGTTAGTTGGTTCAAAGGAACATAGAGAAGTTGCACGTGATGCGGTTCGAAAGTCTCTTGTACTACTAAAGAACGAAAATAATATTCTCCCGCTCTCAAAAGATTTGAAACACATCCACGTAACAGGAAAGAGCGCCGACGATATTGGCAATCAATGCGGCGGCTGGACTATCATTTGGCAAAGCAAGAGCGGAAATATTATATCCGGCGGTACAACAATTTTGCAGGCAATTAAAAATACAGTCTCTAGCAGCACAAAAGTCACAACATCTACTGATGGCTCCGGTGCAGAATATGCTGATGTTTGTATTGTAGTTATTGGAGAAACTCCTTATGCTGAAATGTTAGGCGACCGTGAGGATTTAAGTCTTGCTAAAGAAGATGTTGATACAATCGAAAAAGCAAAAGCATCGGGAGTCCCGGTAGTTGTAATTCTTCTTTCAGGAAGACCGATGCTGATTGAATCGGCATTAAATAAAAGTAAAGCGTTTATAGCCGCATGGCTGCCGGGAACAGAAGGTCAGGGTTTAGCAGATATTCTCTTTGGTGATTTTAAACCGGTAGGAAAATTGCCTCACTCATGGCCCAAAAACATGAAACAGATTCCAATAAATGTTGGTGATGCAAATTACGATCCGTTGTTCGCTTATGGATTTGGATTAACATATTAG
- a CDS encoding ROK family protein: MKKKVAIGIDVGGTNTVFGFVDEVGECIYEASILTHADQNADQLFSRLFKKIDDDFKKYSDAYELVGIGIGAPNANYYKGTVELPPNLNWGVVNVLDIIKKYSPLPSAITNDANAAAIGEMIFGAAKGMKDFIVITLGTGLGSGIVVNGQLVYGADGFAGEIGHTIVDPNGRECGCGRKGCLETYASASGIRRTIFELICITNIPSELRDMSFNQLTAKDIADAANRGDKLALAAFDYTAKILGLKLADSVAYLSPEAIILFGGLALAGDLIFVPTKRYMEEFILNIFKNKVKLLPSLLPGAHAAILGASALIWNELNKTN; encoded by the coding sequence ATGAAGAAAAAAGTTGCCATCGGAATTGATGTCGGAGGCACTAATACTGTATTTGGTTTTGTTGATGAAGTGGGTGAGTGTATTTACGAAGCATCAATCTTAACTCATGCGGATCAGAATGCAGATCAATTGTTTAGCAGATTGTTTAAGAAAATAGATGATGATTTTAAAAAATATTCTGATGCTTATGAATTAGTTGGGATCGGAATCGGTGCACCAAACGCAAATTATTATAAAGGTACTGTTGAACTTCCCCCAAATTTGAATTGGGGAGTAGTAAATGTTTTAGATATAATAAAAAAATATTCTCCGCTACCTTCTGCAATTACAAACGATGCAAACGCGGCTGCAATTGGAGAGATGATTTTCGGTGCAGCAAAAGGAATGAAAGATTTTATTGTTATAACTCTTGGCACCGGGTTAGGCAGCGGAATTGTAGTTAACGGTCAATTGGTCTATGGAGCCGACGGGTTTGCAGGAGAGATTGGCCACACGATTGTTGATCCTAATGGACGGGAGTGCGGTTGCGGAAGAAAAGGATGTCTGGAAACTTATGCATCTGCTTCTGGTATCCGGAGGACGATTTTTGAATTAATCTGCATCACGAATATTCCGAGTGAGTTAAGGGATATGAGTTTTAATCAACTTACGGCAAAAGATATTGCAGATGCGGCAAACCGCGGAGATAAACTTGCTCTTGCCGCTTTTGACTACACTGCTAAAATTCTTGGTCTCAAACTTGCGGATTCCGTTGCGTATCTAAGTCCCGAGGCAATAATTCTTTTTGGTGGTCTGGCTCTCGCCGGTGATTTAATTTTTGTACCAACCAAGCGATACATGGAAGAATTCATTCTGAACATTTTCAAAAACAAAGTTAAACTTCTGCCTTCTTTATTACCTGGAGCTCACGCCGCTATTCTTGGTGCCAGTGCATTAATCTGGAATGAATTAAATAAAACAAATTGA
- a CDS encoding family 16 glycosylhydrolase, with the protein MKTKIIITAIFFFSLQIFSSAQVVLRGAEYRTKDSFMYGRFEASIKAPGKEGMLTSLFTYFDGLPGDDWASSKWNEVDIEIMGRYNNDVQFNTITAGAANHVRHQYVNFNPALDYHTYAFEWTPEYIAWFIDGTEVYRQTGDHVKTVTRAQKLMMNIWCPIYTNWAGVWNDALLPGFGFYDWAAYYKYSPGTGNYGTGNNFTLDWKDEFNSFDDTRWEKGDHGFNGNKSSFIPDNIVFAEGKLILCLTDKSTPGYVDNIKPTMLNVRADSESKIEIFFSEKIEKTSAETIGNYIIPGFTVNNAALLPDKRTIELQVNGLDLNSHPNLIVSGIRDLAVPVNISDLHLRPILITKKFTLPLKINVGGNVYKDFIADNEFITDTSNYGFMEGTKGGPFANEINNTLDDQIYQTEINGLAKYILRIPNGKYKIKLLLAENYYNSPGKRVFDIYIQGNLVINGLDIFKEAGSKAAVEKIIEDVEVKDYLIDIHFAAQIERPLLNGIIIESLEASDVKTGANIPNEFKLEQNYPNPFNPGTSISYRLPNSSFVSLKVFDSLGSEIAVLVNEEQASGNYKVDFNANFKNNGKKFSSGVYFYSLQTDNYFLTKKMLLLK; encoded by the coding sequence TTGAAAACAAAAATTATTATAACGGCAATCTTCTTTTTTTCCCTTCAAATATTTTCCTCTGCTCAGGTAGTTCTACGAGGTGCCGAGTATAGAACCAAAGATTCTTTTATGTACGGAAGATTCGAAGCAAGCATCAAAGCTCCTGGTAAAGAAGGAATGCTTACCTCTCTGTTTACGTATTTTGATGGATTGCCGGGAGATGACTGGGCTTCATCAAAATGGAACGAAGTTGATATCGAAATAATGGGACGCTACAACAACGATGTACAATTCAATACAATTACTGCCGGAGCTGCAAATCATGTGCGTCATCAATATGTTAATTTTAATCCGGCACTAGATTATCACACTTACGCGTTTGAATGGACACCGGAATACATTGCATGGTTTATAGACGGAACTGAAGTCTACAGGCAGACGGGAGACCATGTCAAAACCGTAACTAGGGCGCAAAAACTGATGATGAATATCTGGTGCCCGATCTATACAAACTGGGCTGGCGTCTGGAACGATGCTCTTCTTCCCGGATTCGGCTTTTATGATTGGGCGGCTTATTACAAATATTCACCAGGCACTGGTAATTATGGAACAGGAAACAATTTCACTCTTGATTGGAAAGATGAATTCAATTCATTCGATGATACAAGATGGGAAAAGGGGGATCATGGATTCAATGGAAATAAAAGCAGTTTCATCCCTGATAATATTGTATTTGCTGAAGGAAAATTAATTCTCTGTCTGACTGACAAATCAACTCCCGGTTATGTTGATAATATAAAGCCCACAATGTTGAATGTAAGAGCTGATTCCGAATCTAAAATAGAAATATTTTTTTCTGAAAAGATAGAAAAAACAAGTGCAGAGACAATAGGAAATTATATTATTCCAGGCTTTACAGTTAACAACGCAGCTCTCTTGCCGGATAAAAGAACAATTGAACTTCAAGTGAACGGTTTGGATTTGAATTCACACCCAAATTTAATTGTATCTGGTATTAGAGACTTAGCTGTACCCGTTAACATATCAGACTTGCATCTTCGCCCAATCCTGATTACAAAAAAATTTACTTTACCCCTGAAGATTAATGTAGGCGGAAATGTTTATAAAGATTTTATCGCCGATAACGAATTCATAACCGATACTTCCAATTATGGTTTCATGGAAGGAACGAAAGGCGGACCTTTTGCAAATGAAATAAACAACACTCTTGATGATCAGATTTATCAAACCGAAATTAATGGATTAGCAAAGTATATTCTGCGGATACCAAATGGTAAGTATAAAATAAAACTTCTGTTAGCCGAAAATTATTATAACTCCCCAGGTAAAAGAGTTTTTGATATTTATATTCAAGGCAATCTTGTTATCAACGGATTGGATATTTTTAAAGAAGCAGGTTCGAAAGCGGCAGTAGAAAAAATTATTGAAGATGTTGAAGTGAAAGACTATCTAATTGATATTCATTTTGCTGCGCAGATTGAAAGACCGCTTCTCAACGGAATAATAATTGAATCACTCGAAGCATCTGATGTCAAGACTGGGGCAAATATTCCTAATGAATTCAAACTCGAACAGAATTATCCAAACCCTTTCAATCCGGGTACATCAATAAGCTATCGTCTTCCAAATTCCAGTTTTGTCTCGTTGAAAGTATTTGATTCTCTTGGATCTGAAATTGCGGTTCTTGTAAATGAAGAACAAGCATCCGGAAATTACAAGGTGGATTTCAATGCAAATTTTAAAAATAACGGTAAAAAATTTTCAAGCGGAGTTTACTTCTATTCTTTACAGACAGATAATTATTTTCTAACAAAAAAAATGTTGCTGCTGAAATAA
- a CDS encoding glycoside hydrolase family 3 C-terminal domain-containing protein has product MKNIIIFFLICTISFAQKKTIEQRIDSVLTLMTLDEKVGQLVQYSGGWATGTQTEKPSEGSDALILKGKVGSFLNIFGAEATKKMQKIAVEQSRLKIPLIFGLDVIHGFRTTFPVPLAEASSWNPVLVEKSARWQAIEASSAGVHWTFNPMVDIARDPRWGRIMEGSGEDPYLGSMMAVARVKGYQGKDLSDANTIAACIKHFAGYGGAEGGRDYNTVDFSERTFREIYLRPFKAAVEAGAATLMASFNEIGGVPSSSNKFLLTKILRNEWKFDGFVVSDWNSIGELIPHGVARDLKQAGELAINAGLDMDMESNSYYTNLADLVKEGKVSKKVLDESVRRVLRIKFRLGLFDDPYKYCDVEREKKSIMSKEIVQATLESARESIVLLKNENNLLPLRKDLKKIAVVGPLANSKDDPLGGWDQQGNTNNVVTVLEGIKNKLGNVAEISFEEGCTIEGKEKGGFSKAVDLVKSSDVAIVVIGESRNMTAEASSRAKLDLPGVQQSFVEEIQKTGKPIVVVLMNGRPLTITWIQQNISAVVESWYLGIQAGNAIADVLFGDYNPSGKLPVTFPRYVGQIPIYYNHKNTGRPYDPKNHFTSYYMDLENTPLYPFGFGLSYTTFAYSDITLSKNKIKKSESITVSVNIRNSGTRDGEEVVQLYIRDLVGSVTRPVKELKDFTKIFLRAGESKKVEFTLTPEKLKFYDINMNFVVEPGDFKVFVGTNSDDVKEASFSVIQ; this is encoded by the coding sequence ATGAAGAATATTATCATTTTCTTTTTGATATGCACAATTTCATTTGCACAGAAAAAAACGATCGAACAGCGCATTGATTCGGTTCTTACGTTAATGACTCTTGATGAAAAAGTTGGTCAGCTTGTTCAGTATAGTGGTGGCTGGGCAACCGGAACACAGACCGAAAAACCATCCGAAGGAAGCGATGCATTAATTCTTAAAGGCAAAGTCGGTTCATTTCTTAATATTTTCGGTGCAGAAGCAACGAAGAAAATGCAGAAGATTGCTGTTGAACAATCACGTTTAAAAATCCCTTTGATTTTCGGTCTTGACGTAATACATGGATTTCGAACAACATTTCCAGTTCCTCTTGCAGAAGCAAGCAGTTGGAATCCTGTGCTTGTTGAGAAATCTGCTCGCTGGCAAGCAATTGAAGCATCATCGGCAGGAGTTCATTGGACATTCAACCCGATGGTTGATATCGCGCGCGATCCGCGGTGGGGAAGAATTATGGAAGGAAGCGGTGAGGATCCATACCTTGGTTCAATGATGGCTGTTGCACGTGTGAAAGGATACCAGGGAAAAGATCTTTCGGATGCTAATACTATCGCAGCATGCATTAAACATTTTGCCGGTTACGGAGGAGCAGAAGGCGGACGCGATTACAATACCGTTGATTTTTCAGAAAGAACTTTCAGAGAAATTTATTTGCGTCCATTTAAAGCGGCAGTTGAAGCAGGTGCTGCTACATTGATGGCTTCGTTCAATGAAATCGGAGGTGTCCCTTCATCCTCTAATAAATTTCTTCTTACAAAAATTTTACGGAACGAATGGAAATTTGACGGCTTTGTTGTAAGTGATTGGAATTCGATTGGAGAATTGATCCCACACGGAGTTGCTCGAGATTTAAAACAAGCCGGGGAACTTGCAATAAATGCCGGTCTTGATATGGATATGGAATCAAATTCTTATTACACCAATCTTGCCGATTTAGTCAAAGAAGGTAAAGTCTCAAAGAAAGTTTTAGATGAAAGTGTACGAAGAGTACTAAGAATTAAATTCCGTCTCGGTTTATTCGACGATCCATACAAATATTGTGATGTAGAACGTGAAAAAAAATCGATAATGAGCAAAGAAATTGTTCAGGCAACTTTGGAATCAGCACGTGAATCGATAGTGCTTCTTAAAAATGAAAATAATCTTCTTCCTCTTAGAAAAGATTTGAAGAAAATTGCAGTTGTAGGTCCTCTTGCAAATTCAAAAGATGATCCGCTCGGCGGATGGGATCAGCAGGGAAATACAAATAATGTTGTTACGGTTTTGGAAGGGATCAAAAATAAATTAGGAAATGTTGCAGAGATCAGTTTTGAAGAGGGATGTACAATTGAAGGAAAAGAGAAAGGCGGTTTCAGCAAAGCTGTCGATCTGGTTAAATCGTCCGATGTAGCAATTGTAGTTATCGGTGAAAGTAGAAACATGACAGCCGAAGCAAGTTCTCGCGCTAAATTGGATCTGCCTGGTGTTCAGCAGAGTTTCGTTGAAGAAATTCAAAAAACCGGCAAACCGATCGTTGTCGTGCTTATGAATGGAAGACCATTGACGATTACCTGGATTCAGCAAAATATTTCTGCAGTAGTTGAATCTTGGTATCTTGGAATCCAGGCGGGTAATGCAATTGCAGATGTGCTCTTCGGTGATTACAATCCGAGCGGAAAACTTCCTGTAACATTCCCGCGTTATGTAGGTCAGATTCCAATTTACTATAACCACAAAAATACAGGCCGTCCGTACGATCCGAAGAATCACTTCACATCATACTATATGGATTTGGAAAACACTCCTCTTTATCCATTCGGTTTCGGTTTAAGTTACACTACATTTGCTTATTCCGATATTACTTTGAGTAAAAACAAAATTAAGAAAAGCGAATCGATCACGGTGTCAGTCAACATTAGAAACAGCGGTACAAGAGATGGTGAAGAAGTTGTTCAACTTTATATTCGTGATTTGGTGGGAAGTGTAACCCGCCCTGTTAAAGAGTTAAAAGATTTCACAAAAATATTCTTGAGAGCCGGTGAGTCGAAAAAAGTTGAATTCACACTTACTCCTGAGAAACTGAAATTCTATGATATCAATATGAATTTTGTTGTTGAGCCGGGAGATTTCAAAGTATTTGTTGGCACCAACTCGGATGAT
- a CDS encoding PorV/PorQ family protein, whose protein sequence is MKRIKINLVFLFLTAVQSLVIFSSLTAQNFVSDVSKKGTTAAQFLSINQGARASGMGSAYVAVSDDPTAIYWNPAGLAKVPGGAVVFDHSNWIADINYNYVAASYNVGTYGTLGISFLSSNVEDMKVRTIADPEGTGEMFSVSDVMFSVAYAINLTDNFAIGFNPKFISQKIWKTTATAFAVDMGVQYITPFDGIVLAMSISNFGTKMKLEGNSALVLYDPDKNSTGNNDRIPAYLQTDEWELPLNFRVGISYRPINTQMHKFLVAIDAMHPSDNYESINVGGEYTFNDMFFLRAGYKSLFLKDSEESYTFGAGVQQRFIGNVAMKVDYSYGDFGRLKNVQKFSFSITF, encoded by the coding sequence ATGAAAAGAATAAAAATAAATTTAGTATTTCTATTTTTGACGGCGGTTCAAAGTTTGGTGATTTTTTCTAGTCTTACCGCACAAAATTTCGTTTCAGATGTTTCCAAGAAAGGAACCACTGCCGCACAATTCCTTTCAATTAATCAAGGTGCTAGAGCTTCCGGAATGGGGAGTGCATATGTAGCGGTTTCTGATGACCCTACTGCAATTTATTGGAATCCTGCAGGTCTCGCAAAAGTACCGGGTGGCGCCGTGGTATTCGACCATTCAAATTGGATTGCGGATATAAATTATAATTATGTAGCTGCTTCTTACAATGTAGGAACTTATGGAACACTTGGCATCAGTTTTCTATCATCTAATGTTGAAGATATGAAAGTCAGAACCATTGCAGATCCGGAAGGTACTGGAGAAATGTTCAGTGTTTCTGATGTTATGTTCAGTGTTGCGTATGCAATTAATTTGACAGATAATTTTGCGATTGGTTTCAACCCTAAATTCATAAGTCAAAAAATATGGAAAACAACAGCAACCGCATTTGCTGTTGATATGGGTGTTCAATACATCACTCCTTTTGATGGGATAGTGCTTGCTATGTCTATATCTAACTTCGGAACAAAAATGAAATTGGAGGGAAATTCTGCTCTTGTACTTTATGATCCGGACAAAAATTCAACCGGTAATAATGATCGAATCCCGGCATACCTGCAAACAGATGAATGGGAACTACCTTTAAACTTTAGAGTCGGAATTTCTTATAGACCAATTAACACGCAAATGCACAAATTCTTAGTTGCGATTGATGCGATGCATCCAAGTGATAATTATGAAAGCATTAATGTAGGCGGTGAGTACACATTCAATGATATGTTCTTTTTGAGAGCTGGTTATAAATCTCTCTTCTTAAAAGATTCCGAAGAGTCATATACATTCGGAGCGGGAGTTCAACAGCGGTTTATAGGAAATGTTGCGATGAAGGTTGATTACTCTTATGGAGATTTTGGAAGATTAAAAAATGTTCAAAAATTTTCATTTAGTATAACTTTCTAA
- a CDS encoding sugar MFS transporter: MASSIPTKSDAKAVNGGQNYNFALTVLTSLFFMWGFITCLNDILIPHLKAVFTLNYTQVMLIQFSFFTAYAIVSLPAGILVEKIGYKNGIVIGLITAGIGCLLFYPSASMQSYAMFLGALFVLAGGITILQVAANPYVAILGKPETASSRLNLTQAFNSLGTTIAPYFGSLIILSLAVKTVEDFKTMNADQITAYKLAESGAVQVPYLGLAAALFVIAAIFAVIKLPKVEASDILASGDDGVNYHDMHKSAWGYKHLVLGAIGIFVYVGGEVSIGSFLVNYIGQPFIAGLKESDAGKFVSFYWGGAMIGRFIGSAVQRKINPGKVLAFNALVAGILVIISMLTFGQVAMWAILLVGLFNSIMFPTIFTLAIDGLGKHTGQASGILCTAIVGGAILPVVQGFFADNIGIHHAFFIPVLCYVYIAYYGLKGHKPSYIIAKA; this comes from the coding sequence ATGGCTTCCTCAATACCAACTAAGTCTGATGCAAAAGCTGTTAATGGTGGGCAAAATTACAACTTCGCGCTAACAGTTCTTACATCGTTATTTTTTATGTGGGGATTTATTACGTGTCTGAATGATATTTTGATCCCTCATCTAAAAGCTGTCTTCACTTTAAATTATACACAAGTGATGTTGATTCAATTCAGTTTTTTTACTGCTTATGCAATTGTATCTCTGCCGGCAGGAATTCTTGTAGAAAAAATTGGTTATAAAAACGGAATAGTAATTGGTTTAATAACAGCTGGTATTGGCTGTTTATTGTTTTATCCATCAGCAAGTATGCAGTCTTATGCTATGTTTTTAGGTGCGTTATTTGTTCTAGCTGGTGGTATCACAATACTTCAGGTTGCAGCTAATCCTTACGTTGCAATTCTTGGTAAACCCGAAACTGCGTCCAGTAGGTTAAATCTTACTCAAGCATTCAATTCGCTTGGAACTACAATCGCACCATACTTTGGTTCATTGATAATTCTTTCTTTAGCAGTGAAGACAGTTGAAGATTTTAAAACAATGAACGCCGATCAAATTACTGCTTATAAATTAGCAGAGTCCGGTGCAGTTCAAGTTCCTTATCTTGGATTAGCAGCAGCATTGTTTGTGATTGCTGCAATCTTTGCCGTAATCAAGTTACCAAAAGTTGAAGCGTCCGATATTCTGGCAAGCGGTGATGATGGTGTGAATTACCATGATATGCACAAAAGTGCATGGGGTTATAAACATTTGGTACTTGGTGCAATTGGAATTTTTGTTTACGTCGGCGGCGAAGTTTCTATCGGAAGTTTTCTTGTTAACTATATCGGTCAACCTTTCATTGCCGGGTTAAAAGAATCCGATGCGGGTAAGTTTGTATCCTTCTATTGGGGTGGGGCTATGATTGGTAGATTCATCGGTTCTGCTGTTCAGAGAAAAATTAATCCCGGAAAAGTTCTTGCTTTTAATGCTTTAGTTGCCGGAATTCTAGTGATTATTTCGATGCTGACTTTTGGTCAGGTTGCAATGTGGGCCATTCTTTTAGTTGGACTTTTTAATTCCATAATGTTCCCGACAATCTTTACACTTGCAATTGATGGACTTGGCAAACATACCGGCCAAGCTTCTGGAATTCTTTGTACAGCAATTGTCGGTGGTGCTATTCTTCCGGTTGTTCAAGGTTTCTTTGCGGATAATATCGGAATCCATCATGCGTTTTTTATCCCTGTATTATGTTATGTGTACATTGCTTATTACGGACTCAAGGGACATAAACCGTCTTACATTATTGCAAAGGCTTAG